Proteins from one Gallus gallus isolate bGalGal1 chromosome 15, bGalGal1.mat.broiler.GRCg7b, whole genome shotgun sequence genomic window:
- the MLEC gene encoding malectin isoform X2 codes for MKLPILRSNAEDQILYQTERYNEETFGYEVPIKEEGDYVLVLKFAEVYFAQSQQKVFDVRLNGHVVVKDLDIFDRVGHSTAHDEIIPMSIKKGKLSVQGEVSTFTGKLHIEFVKGYYDNPKICALYILQGTVEDVPKLQPHPGLEKKEDDDDEDEYDDGSSVKKQANKNRVQSGPRTPNPYASDNSSLMFPILVAFGVFIPTLFCLCRL; via the exons ATGAAACTGCCAATCCTGCGGTCCAATGCAGAAGATCAGATCCTGTACCAGACAGAGCGTTACAACGAGGAAACCTTTGGCTATGAAGTTCCCATCAAAGAAGAGGGTGACTACGTGTTGGTGTTGAAGTTTGCAGAGGTCTATTTTGCACAATCTCAGCAGAAG GTGTTTGATGTTCGCTTGAACGGCCATGTCGTGGTGAAGGACTTGGACATTTTTGACAGAGTTGGACATAGCACGGCTCACGACGAGATCATTCCCATGAGTAtcaaaaagggaaaactgagTGTCCAGGGAGAGGTTTCCACGTTCACAGGAAAGCTTCATATTGAGTTTGTAAAG GGCTACTATGACAATCCGAAAATCTGCGCCCTGTACATCCTGCAAGGAACAGTGGAAG ATGTTCCTAAGCTGCAGCCGCACCCAGGACTGGAGAAAAAAGAGGACGACGATGATGAGGATGAATATGATGATGGCTCCAGCGTTAAAAAACAGGCAAATAAGAACCGGGTTCAATCAGGCCCACGCACACCAAACCCCTATGCCTCAGACAACAGCAGCCTCATGTTCCCTATATTGGTGGCCTTTGGTGTCTTCATTCCTACCCTCTTCTGCCTCTGCCGGTTGTGA
- the CABP1 gene encoding calcium-binding protein 1 isoform X7, translated as MRTSSGTEARRLDRELRPEEIEELREAFKEFDKDKDGFINCRDLGNCMRTMGYMPTEMELIELSQQINMNLGGHVDFEDFVELMGPKLLAETADMIGVKELRDAFREFDTNGDGEISTSELREAMKKLLGQQVGHRDIEEIIRDVDLNGDGRVDFEEFVRMMSR; from the exons GATAGAGAACTGCGCCCAGAAGAAATTGAAG AATTAAGAGAAGCCTTTAAGGAGTTTGATAAAGACAAGGATGGGTTTATTAACTGCAGGGACCTGGGGAACTGCATGCGAACCATGGGCTACATGCCTACTGAAATGGAGCTCATAGAACTCTCCCAGCAGATCAACATGAACT TGGGCGGCCATGTGGATTTTGAAGATTTTGTTGAGCTGATGGGACCAAAGCTGCTGGCAGAAACTGCAGACATGATTGGTGTAAAAGAGCTCCGTGATGCCTTCAGAGAG TTTGACACTAATGGTGATGGGGAGATCAGCACCAGTGAGCTGCGAGAAGCCATGAAGAAGCTTCTAGGGCAGCAGGTGGGTCATCGGGATATTGAAGAGATCATCCGGGACGTGGATCTGAATGGAGATGGGCGTGTTGACTTTGAAG AGTTTGTTCGCATGATGTCCCGTTGA
- the MLEC gene encoding malectin isoform X1: MVGAGARGAPLPVLLLLLLPALLRGAAGSLADSVVWAVNAGGDAHVDVNGIHFRKDPLEGRVGRASDYGMKLPILRSNAEDQILYQTERYNEETFGYEVPIKEEGDYVLVLKFAEVYFAQSQQKVFDVRLNGHVVVKDLDIFDRVGHSTAHDEIIPMSIKKGKLSVQGEVSTFTGKLHIEFVKGYYDNPKICALYILQGTVEDVPKLQPHPGLEKKEDDDDEDEYDDGSSVKKQANKNRVQSGPRTPNPYASDNSSLMFPILVAFGVFIPTLFCLCRL, from the exons ATGGTGGGCGCCGGGGCGCGCGGGGCGCCGCTgccggtgctgctgctgctgctgctgccggcGCTGCTGCGGGGCGCGGCGGGCAGCCTCGCCGACAGCGTCGTCTGGGCCGTCAACGCGGGCGGCGATGCCCATGTGGACGTGAACGGCATCCACTTCCGCAAGGACCCGCTCGAGGGCCGCGTGGGCCGAG CTTCTGACTATGGTATGAAACTGCCAATCCTGCGGTCCAATGCAGAAGATCAGATCCTGTACCAGACAGAGCGTTACAACGAGGAAACCTTTGGCTATGAAGTTCCCATCAAAGAAGAGGGTGACTACGTGTTGGTGTTGAAGTTTGCAGAGGTCTATTTTGCACAATCTCAGCAGAAG GTGTTTGATGTTCGCTTGAACGGCCATGTCGTGGTGAAGGACTTGGACATTTTTGACAGAGTTGGACATAGCACGGCTCACGACGAGATCATTCCCATGAGTAtcaaaaagggaaaactgagTGTCCAGGGAGAGGTTTCCACGTTCACAGGAAAGCTTCATATTGAGTTTGTAAAG GGCTACTATGACAATCCGAAAATCTGCGCCCTGTACATCCTGCAAGGAACAGTGGAAG ATGTTCCTAAGCTGCAGCCGCACCCAGGACTGGAGAAAAAAGAGGACGACGATGATGAGGATGAATATGATGATGGCTCCAGCGTTAAAAAACAGGCAAATAAGAACCGGGTTCAATCAGGCCCACGCACACCAAACCCCTATGCCTCAGACAACAGCAGCCTCATGTTCCCTATATTGGTGGCCTTTGGTGTCTTCATTCCTACCCTCTTCTGCCTCTGCCGGTTGTGA
- the CABP1 gene encoding calcium-binding protein 1 isoform X3: MGNCVKSPLRNLSKKIRHEEKTCYKAVQTSEEGPSEYQGPLMVLAQNCAVMHNLLGPACIFLRKGFAENRQPDRELRPEEIEELREAFKEFDKDKDGFINCRDLGNCMRTMGYMPTEMELIELSQQINMNLGGHVDFEDFVELMGPKLLAETADMIGVKELRDAFREFDTNGDGEISTSELREAMKKLLGQQVGHRDIEEIIRDVDLNGDGRVDFEEFVRMMSR; this comes from the exons ATGGGCAACTGTGTGAAGTCTCCACTGAGAAACCTCTCGAAAAAG ATCCGCCATGAGGAGAAGACGTGCTATAAGGCTGTCCAGACGAGCGAAGAGGGGCCGTCGGAGTACCAGGGTCCGCTCATGGTGCTGGCCCAGAACTGCGCCGTCATGCACAACCTGCTGGGGCCAGCATGCATCTTCCTGAGGAAGGGCTTCGCAGAAAACAGGCAGCCT GATAGAGAACTGCGCCCAGAAGAAATTGAAG AATTAAGAGAAGCCTTTAAGGAGTTTGATAAAGACAAGGATGGGTTTATTAACTGCAGGGACCTGGGGAACTGCATGCGAACCATGGGCTACATGCCTACTGAAATGGAGCTCATAGAACTCTCCCAGCAGATCAACATGAACT TGGGCGGCCATGTGGATTTTGAAGATTTTGTTGAGCTGATGGGACCAAAGCTGCTGGCAGAAACTGCAGACATGATTGGTGTAAAAGAGCTCCGTGATGCCTTCAGAGAG TTTGACACTAATGGTGATGGGGAGATCAGCACCAGTGAGCTGCGAGAAGCCATGAAGAAGCTTCTAGGGCAGCAGGTGGGTCATCGGGATATTGAAGAGATCATCCGGGACGTGGATCTGAATGGAGATGGGCGTGTTGACTTTGAAG AGTTTGTTCGCATGATGTCCCGTTGA
- the CABP1 gene encoding calcium-binding protein 1 isoform X5, whose translation MLVSSSWCSVGIFLYFFYILPLLPRNSNWMLQCFLNMDRELRPEEIEELREAFKEFDKDKDGFINCRDLGNCMRTMGYMPTEMELIELSQQINMNLGGHVDFEDFVELMGPKLLAETADMIGVKELRDAFREFDTNGDGEISTSELREAMKKLLGQQVGHRDIEEIIRDVDLNGDGRVDFEEFVRMMSR comes from the exons ATGCTCGTCTCTTCTTCTTGGTGCAGTGTTGGAATTTTCCTATACTTTTTTTATATCCTCCCCCTTCTTCCGAGAAATTCAAATTGGATGTTGCAGTGTTTCCTGAACATG GATAGAGAACTGCGCCCAGAAGAAATTGAAG AATTAAGAGAAGCCTTTAAGGAGTTTGATAAAGACAAGGATGGGTTTATTAACTGCAGGGACCTGGGGAACTGCATGCGAACCATGGGCTACATGCCTACTGAAATGGAGCTCATAGAACTCTCCCAGCAGATCAACATGAACT TGGGCGGCCATGTGGATTTTGAAGATTTTGTTGAGCTGATGGGACCAAAGCTGCTGGCAGAAACTGCAGACATGATTGGTGTAAAAGAGCTCCGTGATGCCTTCAGAGAG TTTGACACTAATGGTGATGGGGAGATCAGCACCAGTGAGCTGCGAGAAGCCATGAAGAAGCTTCTAGGGCAGCAGGTGGGTCATCGGGATATTGAAGAGATCATCCGGGACGTGGATCTGAATGGAGATGGGCGTGTTGACTTTGAAG AGTTTGTTCGCATGATGTCCCGTTGA
- the CABP1 gene encoding calcium-binding protein 1 isoform X6 — protein sequence MGNCVKSPLRNLSKKDRELRPEEIEELREAFKEFDKDKDGFINCRDLGNCMRTMGYMPTEMELIELSQQINMNLGGHVDFEDFVELMGPKLLAETADMIGVKELRDAFREFDTNGDGEISTSELREAMKKLLGQQVGHRDIEEIIRDVDLNGDGRVDFEEFVRMMSR from the exons ATGGGCAACTGTGTGAAGTCTCCACTGAGAAACCTCTCGAAAAAG GATAGAGAACTGCGCCCAGAAGAAATTGAAG AATTAAGAGAAGCCTTTAAGGAGTTTGATAAAGACAAGGATGGGTTTATTAACTGCAGGGACCTGGGGAACTGCATGCGAACCATGGGCTACATGCCTACTGAAATGGAGCTCATAGAACTCTCCCAGCAGATCAACATGAACT TGGGCGGCCATGTGGATTTTGAAGATTTTGTTGAGCTGATGGGACCAAAGCTGCTGGCAGAAACTGCAGACATGATTGGTGTAAAAGAGCTCCGTGATGCCTTCAGAGAG TTTGACACTAATGGTGATGGGGAGATCAGCACCAGTGAGCTGCGAGAAGCCATGAAGAAGCTTCTAGGGCAGCAGGTGGGTCATCGGGATATTGAAGAGATCATCCGGGACGTGGATCTGAATGGAGATGGGCGTGTTGACTTTGAAG AGTTTGTTCGCATGATGTCCCGTTGA
- the CABP1 gene encoding calcium-binding protein 1 isoform X4, translating into MRTSSGTEARRLIRHEEKTCYKAVQTSEEGPSEYQGPLMVLAQNCAVMHNLLGPACIFLRKGFAENRQPDRELRPEEIEELREAFKEFDKDKDGFINCRDLGNCMRTMGYMPTEMELIELSQQINMNLGGHVDFEDFVELMGPKLLAETADMIGVKELRDAFREFDTNGDGEISTSELREAMKKLLGQQVGHRDIEEIIRDVDLNGDGRVDFEEFVRMMSR; encoded by the exons ATCCGCCATGAGGAGAAGACGTGCTATAAGGCTGTCCAGACGAGCGAAGAGGGGCCGTCGGAGTACCAGGGTCCGCTCATGGTGCTGGCCCAGAACTGCGCCGTCATGCACAACCTGCTGGGGCCAGCATGCATCTTCCTGAGGAAGGGCTTCGCAGAAAACAGGCAGCCT GATAGAGAACTGCGCCCAGAAGAAATTGAAG AATTAAGAGAAGCCTTTAAGGAGTTTGATAAAGACAAGGATGGGTTTATTAACTGCAGGGACCTGGGGAACTGCATGCGAACCATGGGCTACATGCCTACTGAAATGGAGCTCATAGAACTCTCCCAGCAGATCAACATGAACT TGGGCGGCCATGTGGATTTTGAAGATTTTGTTGAGCTGATGGGACCAAAGCTGCTGGCAGAAACTGCAGACATGATTGGTGTAAAAGAGCTCCGTGATGCCTTCAGAGAG TTTGACACTAATGGTGATGGGGAGATCAGCACCAGTGAGCTGCGAGAAGCCATGAAGAAGCTTCTAGGGCAGCAGGTGGGTCATCGGGATATTGAAGAGATCATCCGGGACGTGGATCTGAATGGAGATGGGCGTGTTGACTTTGAAG AGTTTGTTCGCATGATGTCCCGTTGA
- the CABP1 gene encoding calcium-binding protein 1 isoform X1 has product MLSSVFGQIRHEEKTCYKAVQTSEEGPSEYQGPLMVLAQNCAVMHNLLGPACIFLRKGFAENRQPDRELRPEEIEELREAFKEFDKDKDGFINCRDLGNCMRTMGYMPTEMELIELSQQINMNLGGHVDFEDFVELMGPKLLAETADMIGVKELRDAFREFDTNGDGEISTSELREAMKKLLGQQVGHRDIEEIIRDVDLNGDGRVDFEEFVRMMSR; this is encoded by the exons ATCCGCCATGAGGAGAAGACGTGCTATAAGGCTGTCCAGACGAGCGAAGAGGGGCCGTCGGAGTACCAGGGTCCGCTCATGGTGCTGGCCCAGAACTGCGCCGTCATGCACAACCTGCTGGGGCCAGCATGCATCTTCCTGAGGAAGGGCTTCGCAGAAAACAGGCAGCCT GATAGAGAACTGCGCCCAGAAGAAATTGAAG AATTAAGAGAAGCCTTTAAGGAGTTTGATAAAGACAAGGATGGGTTTATTAACTGCAGGGACCTGGGGAACTGCATGCGAACCATGGGCTACATGCCTACTGAAATGGAGCTCATAGAACTCTCCCAGCAGATCAACATGAACT TGGGCGGCCATGTGGATTTTGAAGATTTTGTTGAGCTGATGGGACCAAAGCTGCTGGCAGAAACTGCAGACATGATTGGTGTAAAAGAGCTCCGTGATGCCTTCAGAGAG TTTGACACTAATGGTGATGGGGAGATCAGCACCAGTGAGCTGCGAGAAGCCATGAAGAAGCTTCTAGGGCAGCAGGTGGGTCATCGGGATATTGAAGAGATCATCCGGGACGTGGATCTGAATGGAGATGGGCGTGTTGACTTTGAAG AGTTTGTTCGCATGATGTCCCGTTGA